The following coding sequences lie in one Aspergillus puulaauensis MK2 DNA, chromosome 3, nearly complete sequence genomic window:
- a CDS encoding uncharacterized protein (COG:S;~EggNog:ENOG410Q00G;~InterPro:IPR038883) — protein sequence MTSSLKRKATEYPAKIDTDDGNSSTRESKKGRYDTSNSLEADSSQNTAQTSPFLSLPPEMRLQIYDLLLVCRTRNGSPSYESIAKDYQQPLFLNPILPRLGCQSMFPAILQTCKQIYYEAISILYGSNVFDLGKPAHINKISRSKLKFLRHLVICPCQLSVATPWVGLLDTLIDEAKDLRNLKVVFDARYFDTEPHVRGLGADVPFVRELARIKQVETLERLAIAGFYAKHWPSYLQQEMGTGVKVTAEAGMFTSPAGVENTIWSEMQSFQVTLLKKYQESTENLMP from the coding sequence ATGACGTCTTCACTCAAAAGAAAGGCTACCGAGTACCCTGCTAAGATCGACACTGATGATGGCAACTCCAGCACAAGGGAATCCAAAAAGGGCCGCTATGATACTTCCAATTCGCTTGAAGCCGACTCTTCACAGAATACTGCGCAAACCTCCCCCTTCTTGAGCTTACCGCCCGAGATGCGCCTACAAATTTACGACCTTCTTCTCGTTTGCCGAACCAGAAATGGGAGTCCTTCATATGAGTCCATAGCAAAAGATTACCAGCAGCCGCTGTTTCTAAATCCAATCCTACCACGGCTAGGATGCCAATCAATGTTTCCTGCCATACTGCAAACCTGCAAGCAGATATACTATGAGGCGATTTCAATCTTGTACGGCAGCAATGTATTCGATCTCGGGAAGCCGGCCCACATCAATAAAATCAGCCGATCAAAACTCAAGTTTTTACGACATTTGGTCATCTGTCCTTGTCAGCTCTCCGTAGCCACGCCGTGGGTGGGTTTACTCGATACTCTAATCGATGAAGCAAAGGATCTCAGAAACCTTAAGGTGGTATTCGATGCGCGCTACTTCGACACTGAACCTCATGTTCGTGGACTGGGCGCGGACGTGCCCTTTGTGCGTGAACTTGCGAGGATCAAACAAGTTGAGACACTTGAAAGGCTTGCAATCGCAGGATTTTACGCGAAACATTGGCCATCATACTTACAGCAAGAGATGGGAACTGGTGTGAAGGTCACTGCCGAAGCTGGTATGTTTACAAGCCCAGCTGGCGTGGAGAATACTATATGGTCAGAGATGCAAAGTTTCCAAGTTACCCTGCTCAAGAAGTACCAAGAGTCGACGGAAAACCTCATGCCATAA
- the GIT1 gene encoding plasma membrane permease, mediates uptake of glycerophosphoinositol and glycerophosphocholine (COG:P;~EggNog:ENOG410PGDX;~InterPro:IPR020846,IPR005828,IPR036259;~PFAM:PF07690,PF00083;~TransMembrane:11 (o84-103i110-132o138-158i179-201o213-234i265-282o307-326i338-356o362-387i399-419o431-449i);~go_component: GO:0016021 - integral component of membrane [Evidence IEA];~go_function: GO:0022857 - transmembrane transporter activity [Evidence IEA];~go_process: GO:0055085 - transmembrane transport [Evidence IEA]): MTTQTQPDHRVKAEDTAVLDREVGLGETEKPYRPARWQSNLTILSCYIANFSDGFQNGLANPTNVIFKKLLGKNGYPSEMQTRISNSLIIGAILGVVVLGYVSDMVSRRAGLLFTSGLVTIATLMAALALQVHPSHNMLWFFVIVRGICGFGVGGEYPPSAAAGLEESDDFQRRYRGPVFVSFTTLMATLASPILMIIYLICLKASNNNLHITFHAIYSIATILPFTIMLLRFFMADSTLYHNSNFKASPQNRTPRFYFLLVRRYWPRLLTTSTAFFLYDFINFPNSIMSSTIIASLVEDGNIQTTAIWQVILAVLPVPGVMLGAYLTNAIGRRNTGILGFAGYTVTGFIIGGLFTKLSQHMAAFVVLYGLLNAFGHMGPGATIGLISSESFPTAMRGMGYSIALAFGRTGAAVGTQCFTPLRERGGNSATFYLAGGVAVLGMIVYCFLPESRELDLEEEDRKLEAYLKENGIDMAT; the protein is encoded by the exons TATATCGCCAACTTCAGCGATGGGTTCCAGAACGGCCTGGCCAATCCAACCAAtgtcatcttcaagaagctCCTGGGAAAGAACGGGTATCCGTCTGAGATGCAGACCCGGATCAGTAACTCGTTGATCATTGGTGCGATtctgggtgttgttgttcttgggtATGTCTCGGATATGGTCTCGCGACGGGCTGGGCTCCTTTTTACTTCGGGGTTGGTTACTATTGCTACTTtgatggcggctttggcgttGCAGGTGCATCCTTCGCACAACATGTTGTGGTTCTTTGTCATTGTGCGTGGGATCTGTGggtttggtgttggtggaGAGTATCCCCCcagcgctgctgctggcctTGAAGAGTCGGACGAT TTCCAACGCCGTTACCGTGGCCCTGTCTTTGTCTCGTTCACGACCCTAATGGCAACCCTTGCCTCCCCAATTTTGATGATCATCTATCTGATCTGCCTCAAAGcgagcaacaacaaccttcaCATCACCTTCCACGCGATATACTCTATCGCAaccatcctccccttcacAATCATGTTGCTCCGCTTCTTCATGGCCGACTCAACCCTATATCACAACTCCAACTTTAAAGCGAGCCCCCAAAACCGCACGCCACGCTTCTACTTCCTCCTAGTCCGCCGCTACTGGCCACGCCTCCTAACAACCTCCacggccttcttcctctacGACTTTATCAACTTCCCCAACAGTATCATGTCATCCACCATCATCGCTTCCTTAGTGGAAGACGGCAACATCCAAACAACCGCTATCTGGCAGGTTATCCTCGCCGTCCTACCCGTGCCCGGCGTCATGCTAGGCGCATACCTTACCAACGCCATCGGCCGCCGCAACACCGGCATCCTCGGGTTTGCGGGCTACACCGTGACAGGTTTCATCATCGGCGGGCTCTTCACAAAACTCTCGCAGCACATGGCTGCCTTTGTCGTCCTCTACGGCCTCCTCAACGCCTTTGGACATATGGGGCCAGGAGCAACCATCGGACTTATCTCGTCAGAGTCCTTCCCTACGGCCATGCGCGGGATGGGGTATAGTATTGCCTTGGCGTTTGGGCGGACTGGGGCAGCGGTGGGTACGCAGTGTTTTACCCcgttgagggagagggggggTAATAGTGCGACGTTTTATTTAGCTGGCGGTGTGGCGGTGCTGGGCATGATTGTTTATTGCTTTCTGCCTGAGAGTCGCGAGTTGGAtcttgaagaggaggatagGAAGCTGGAGGCTTATCTAAAGGAGAATGGGATTGATATGGCAACATGA